One part of the Thalassophryne amazonica unplaced genomic scaffold, fThaAma1.1, whole genome shotgun sequence genome encodes these proteins:
- the fa2h gene encoding fatty acid 2-hydroxylase, giving the protein MSPSTFTRREVTRHRSKDSCWVLLGTRVYDVTAFLRMHPGGEVLLLSRSGQDISRELEGPPHRHSENARLWLEQYYIGELDGESAAEAQVGAGGGAGEPVRASPLWACKLKLFLSVETETEGGEKPFPTSLDRFCWF; this is encoded by the coding sequence ATGTCTCCGTCCACCTTCACGCGCCGGGAGGTGACCCGCCACCGCTCCAAGGACTCCTGCTGGGTGCTGCTGGGGACCAGGGTCTATGACGTCACCGCCTTCCTGAGGATGCACCCGGGCGGCGAGGTGCTCCTCTTAAGCCGCTCGGGTCAGGACATCAGCCGGGAGCTGGAGGGGCCCCCGCACCGGCACTCGGAGAACGCCCGGCTGTGGCTGGAGCAGTACTACATCGGGGAGTTGGACGGAGAGAGCGCCGCGGAGGCACAGgtaggagcaggaggaggagcgggAGAACCGGTTCGGGCATCTCCACTTTGGGCTTGTAAATTAAAGTTGTTTCTGAGtgtagagacagagacagaggggGGTGAGAAGCCGTTTCCCACCTCCCTGGACCGGTTCTGCTGGTTCTAG